TCGTCGAAGCGGGGGAACATCAGCTGGGCCAGCTGGGCGCCGTTGACGCGCTGGAGGGCCTCCGCCTCGTCGATGAGCCCCTGGTCGACCAGCTGCGTGGCGATCCGGAAGGCCGCGCCCGCCGTGCGCTTGCCGACGCGGGTCTGGAGCATCCACAGCTGGCCGCGCTCGATGGTGAACTCGATGTCGCAGAGATCCTTGTAGTGGTTCTCCAGGGTCTCCATGATCTGCATCAGCTGGTCGTACGACTTCTTGTCGATCGTCTCCAGCTCCGCGAGCGGGACGGTGTTGCGGATGCCCGCGACCACGTCCTCACCCTGGGCATTTTGGAGGTAGTCGCCGTAGACGCCCTGGTGGCCCGAAGCGGGGTCCCGCGTGAACGCCACACCCGTGCCCGAGTCCGGGCCGAGGTTGCCGAAGACCATCGAGCAGATGTTGACCGCGGTGCCCAGGTCGCCGGGGATCCGCTCCTGGCGGCGGTAGAGCTTCGCGCGGTCGCCGTTCCAGGAGTCGAAGACGGCCTTGATGGCGAGGTCCATCTGCTCGCGCGGGTCCTGCGGGAAGTCCCGGCCGGCCTCCGTCTTGACGATCTTCTTGAACTTGGTGACCAGCTTCTTCAGGTCGGCGGCCTCCAGCTCGGTGTCGACCGTGACCTTCTTGGCCTCCTTGGCCTTCTCCAGCGCGTCCTCGAAGAGGTCGCCGTCGACGCCGAGGACGGTCTTGCCGAACATCTGGATGAGGCGGCGGTAGGAGTCCCAGGCGAACCGGTCGTCGCCGGCCTGCTGGGCGAGGCCCTGCACGGACTTGTCGGAGAGACCGATGTTGAGGACCGTGTCCATCATGCCGGGCATCGAGAACTTCGCCCCGGAACGTACCGATACGAGGAGGGGGTTATCGGCCTGTCCGAGCTTCTTGCCCATCGTCGCTTCGAGGGCGTCGAGGTGCGCACTCACCTCGTCACGCAGTGCCACCGGCTCCTCGCCGCTGTCGAGGTAGACCTTGCAGGCCTCAGTGGTGATGGTGAAGCCCGGAGGGACGGGAAGACCCAGATTGGTCATCTCGGCGAGGTTCGCACCCTTTCCGCCGAGGAGGTCCTTGAGCTCCTTGTTGCCCTCGGTGAAGTCGTAAACGAACTTTTGATTTTCCGACACGGGTCCCAACTCCTCGAGGACGCGGTGGCTGCCCTGACGGCGAGGAACATACCCAGTTCGAAGGCGTCTGGGTACGTCCACTTGTGCGTCATGAGCCTGTAACCAGCCGTCCGCCACAGGATCGAAAGTCAAGGCTTGGCAAGGAATAGCCCGTCGATGTGTTCACTTCTTGAACGGGTTCAGCCCCGCAGGCCGTCATTATCGCTCACCTGAGCGGCTCCCGGCACGTCTGATTTCGATCGATGAACGATCAAGGGGTGGCACTCAGTGCCACTCCTTGGAGAAGTGCAGTCGCTCAAGATCCGCTCATCTGAGCGCTACCCTTATCAAGGGTGGCGAGAATCACGCTGCCACAGGCGACGGGATTTCACCATGCGGACGACCCGCGGACAGGTATCCGGACCGAAACGTGCTGCTTACACGCCGAGCGCCAGCAACCGCTCCTCCACCCGCTCCGGCGCATACAGGTACTCGACGACCAACGCCCCCGCCCCCACAAGCCCGGCCCGCTCGCCGAGCCGCGAGGTCACGACCTCCAGATGGGCGGTGGAACGCGGCAGCGCCCGCTGGTACAGCAGCTCCCGTACGCCGGTGAGGAAGGGAGTTCCGGCCAAATCCCCGGCGATCATCAGAACCCCGGGGTTCAGCAGCGTCACGACGGTCGCCAGTACGTCCCCGACCGCCCGCCCGGCCTCCCGCGCCAGCGCCGCCGCCTCCGGATGCCCGGCCGCCAGCAGATCCCGTACGTCCGAGCCGGACGCGGCAGGCACGCCGGTCTCCGCCAGCCGCCGGGCCACGGCGCCGCCGCTGGCGACGGCGGCCAGACAGCCGTACGAACCACACCGGCACAGCGCCTCCGCGCCCACCCGGATGTGCCCGAGGTCGCCCGCGCCCCCGTCGATGCCCCGGTAGACCGAGCCGTCGACCACGACGCCCGCGCCGATACCGGTGGACACCTTGACCAGTACGAAGGCCGAGCAGTCCGGGTGTCCGGTGCGCTGTTCGCCGTACGCCATGAGGTTCGCGTCGTTGTCGACGAGGACGGGGACGGGCGCGGCGCCCGTGTGCTCGGTGAAGGCTCTGGCGAGGCGGCCCCGTATGTCGTAGCCGTCCCAGCCGGGCATGATCGGCGGCTGGACGACGCGGCCGGTGTCGCTGTCGACGGGGCCGGGCACCGCGAGCCCGATGCCGCAGACCTCGTCGGCCCGGTGACCAGCCTTCTCCAACAGCTCGGCGAACCAGTGGCCGAGGTCGCCGAGTACGGCGTCCGGGCCGTCCTCGACGACCAGCGTGCCGGAGTGCTCGGCGAGGATCTCGCCGCTGAGCGAGAGGACGGCGGCGCGGGCGTGCCGGGTGTCCAGGTCGGCGGCGAGGACGACGGCGTGCCCGTCGTCGAATTCGAGGGTGATCGAGGGGCGCCCGCCGAGCGGGGACTCGACCGGGCCGCCGGCGCCCTCGCGCAGCCAGCCCGCGCGGAAGAGGCGGTCGAGACGCTGACCGACGGTCGCGCGTGAGAGACCCGTCACCTGTTGGAGTGCACCACGGGTCGTCGCACGGCCGCTGCGCACCAGCTCCAGCAGCTCTCCGGCGCTCGCCTGACTCCGACCGGCCATGCACACCCCCTTGTGTTTCTCAAGCTTGCATTACATATTGAGTTTTGCGTGTTAAATAGACGTAACTCTACGGTAGCCACTGCCGAACCGGTCGGCCGGACGTCTTCGGGGAGCCCCGAGTGGATCGCACTGCCCAACTCACAGCACGCCGCACCGAGCGTGAGCTCGTATACGATCCGCCCCTCACGAAACCTTCGCTGCACCTCAGGGCCGCGCGGGTGCTGGAGGCCAACTGGACGGGCACCAACACGGTGCCCTCGCGCAGCCTGTATCCGCACCAGTGGTCCTGGGACTCCGCGTTCATCGCGATCGGCCTGAGGCACATCTCGCCGTTACGGGCGCAGACGGAGCTGGACACGCTGCTCGACGCCCAGTGGGGCGACGGCCGGATCCCGCACATCGTCTTCAACCCCTCCGTACCGCTCGACGCCTACTTCCCGAGCCCCGACTTCTGGCGCTCCTCGACCGCGGGGCGCGCTGCGGGCGCCCCGCGCACCGTACAGACGTCCGGCATCGTGCAGCCACCGGTGCACGCGCTGGCGGCCTGGCTGGTGCACTGCGCCGACCCCGGTCTGTCCCGGGCGCGCGGCTTCCTCTCCCGGGTGTATCCCCGGCTGGCGGCCTGGCACCGCTATCTGCTGCACCGGCGGGACCTGGGCGGGGGCGGTCTGGCGTCCGTCGTGCACCCGTGGGAGCAGGGCATGGACAACTCCCCTTCCTGGGACGCGCCGCTGAGCCGCATCACGCCCGCCCCGGCCCGCTCCTTCCGCCGTGCCGACCTCGACCACGGGGCGGCGGAGGACCGGCCGACGGATCTGGACTACGGGCGGTATGTGCGGCTGGCGACGGACTACCGGGACCGGGGGTACGCCGACGGGGCCGGCGACTTCGCGGTGGAGGACCCGGCGTTCAACGCCCTGCTCATCGCCTCCGAACACGCCCTCGCCCGCATCGCGCACGAGCTGGGGGCGACGGGGACGGCCCGGCACGCGCGCGCGGAACGGCTGACGGCGGCGCTGGTGGAGCGGCTGTGGGACCCGGCGCGGGGCATGTTCTTCTGCCGGGATCTGCGGGGCGGGGAGTCCGGCCGGGATCTGCGCGGCGGCGGCCTGATCCCCGAGCGCGGTGTCTCCGGCCTCGTCCCGCTCCTCCTGCCCGGCCTCCCGCGCGACATCGCCGCCGCCCTCGTCCGCACGGCGAGCGGCCCGCACTTCGGCCTGGGCACCACCACCCGCCTCGTCCCGTCGTACGACCTCCTCGGCGAGGCCTTCGACCCGCACCGCTACTGGCGCGGCCCGGCCTGGTTCAACACCGGCTGGCTGCTGGAGCGCGGGCTGCGCATGTACGGCGAGCGGGAGCGCGCCGGTGCGCTGCGCGAGGCGGTGCTGGAGCTGGCCGGCACGTCCGACTTCGCGGAGTACGTCGACCCGTACACCGGCGAGGCCTGCGGAGCCACCGGCTTCGGCTGGACCGCCGCGCTCACGCTCGACCTGCTGCACAGCGACACCTCAGTCAGCGACACCTCAGTCAGTGACACCTCAGTGATGGCCAGCGTGGTGACCAAGGGAGGGGACCAGGGATGACGGACCGGCATCATCTGCTCGTGCACGGCGGGACGTTCGCCGCCGTGGGCGACGGCGGCGACATCAGCGGCGTACGGGGCGGCACCTCCCCGGACGGCTTGTTCGTGCGCGACGCCCGGCACCTCAGCCGCTGGCAGCTGACGGTCGACGGGGCCGTACCCGAGGCATTGAGTCCCGTCGCCGACGGGGACACCGCGCGCTGTGTCCTGGTCCCGCGCGGTGGCCGCCAGGAGCCACCGGCGTACACGGTCTTCCGTGAACAGGCCGTGGGCGACGGCGCGTTCATCGAGTTATTGCGAGTGACCAGCAACCGCCCGGTGCCGACCACGGTCCGCCTCGCGGTCACCGCGGACGCCGACTTCACCGACCAGTTCGAGCTGCGCTCCGACCACCGCACCTACACCAAGACCGGCGCGACCCGCACCCGCCAAGTCCTCGACGGTGGCGTGGAGTTCACCTACCGGCGCGGCGAATGGCGCTCCCTGACGACGGTGACGGCCGAGCCGGTGCCGGACGGCGTCGAGGAGACGGGCAC
This genomic window from Streptomyces sp. DG2A-72 contains:
- a CDS encoding ROK family protein; its protein translation is MAGRSQASAGELLELVRSGRATTRGALQQVTGLSRATVGQRLDRLFRAGWLREGAGGPVESPLGGRPSITLEFDDGHAVVLAADLDTRHARAAVLSLSGEILAEHSGTLVVEDGPDAVLGDLGHWFAELLEKAGHRADEVCGIGLAVPGPVDSDTGRVVQPPIMPGWDGYDIRGRLARAFTEHTGAAPVPVLVDNDANLMAYGEQRTGHPDCSAFVLVKVSTGIGAGVVVDGSVYRGIDGGAGDLGHIRVGAEALCRCGSYGCLAAVASGGAVARRLAETGVPAASGSDVRDLLAAGHPEAAALAREAGRAVGDVLATVVTLLNPGVLMIAGDLAGTPFLTGVRELLYQRALPRSTAHLEVVTSRLGERAGLVGAGALVVEYLYAPERVEERLLALGV